A section of the Polynucleobacter sp. AP-Jannik-300A-C4 genome encodes:
- a CDS encoding toprim domain-containing protein, translating to MNEFKDFIRDHFPEYRLPDVIKPGTFFRFGKNYSGWGLLFEDCSGGVVGDWRNGDRFIWQSAQSKKTPYEREQFAMQITKARAIEDAKRELTYMTNAKKCEDIFDAAPDAPDDHPYLVKKKVKSHGLKISKEGTLMVPIYSVAGDMQSIQFINTAGGKRFFPGGKAAGGCHFIGMITKGKPIIICEGYATAASLHESGKHFVVVAFSASNLIKVALSLKLELPKMDIIIAGDTDETGRKAAMEAARAVSGKAIFPKFGPDCDPSWTDFNDLLNRGEQ from the coding sequence ATGAACGAATTTAAAGATTTTATTCGGGATCACTTTCCAGAATATAGGCTGCCAGATGTCATCAAGCCAGGCACATTCTTTAGGTTTGGCAAAAACTACTCAGGATGGGGTCTGCTCTTTGAGGACTGCTCTGGTGGTGTAGTCGGTGACTGGCGCAATGGTGACAGATTTATTTGGCAATCAGCTCAGTCCAAAAAGACTCCCTATGAGCGAGAGCAATTTGCAATGCAGATCACCAAGGCAAGAGCAATCGAGGATGCAAAAAGAGAGCTCACCTATATGACCAATGCCAAAAAGTGTGAGGACATCTTTGATGCTGCTCCTGATGCCCCAGATGACCATCCATATTTGGTGAAAAAGAAAGTCAAAAGTCATGGCCTCAAGATCTCTAAAGAGGGAACATTGATGGTGCCGATCTACTCAGTGGCTGGCGATATGCAATCGATTCAATTTATCAATACTGCTGGAGGCAAGAGGTTTTTCCCTGGTGGCAAAGCTGCTGGAGGCTGTCACTTCATTGGCATGATCACAAAGGGCAAGCCAATCATCATCTGCGAGGGATATGCCACAGCTGCATCCCTGCATGAGAGTGGAAAGCATTTTGTGGTGGTGGCATTTAGCGCAAGCAATCTGATCAAGGTCGCACTCAGCCTCAAATTGGAATTGCCAAAGATGGACATCATCATCGCTGGTGACACTGATGAGACTGGCAGGAAAGCTGCGATGGAGGCTGCCAGAGCTGTGAGTGGCAAGGCCATATTCCCCAAGTTTGGCCCTGACTGCGACCCATCCTGGACTGACTTCAATGACTTACTGAATCGAGGTGAGCAATGA
- a CDS encoding helix-turn-helix domain-containing protein, with amino-acid sequence MEALAQMKMITEADFCSLLHITPKTAAAWRYRGQSPAFSKVGNTIFYAIADVEAFIRERTKNHSHLKGIL; translated from the coding sequence ATGGAAGCATTAGCTCAGATGAAGATGATCACAGAAGCAGATTTCTGCTCTCTGCTGCACATCACACCTAAGACAGCAGCTGCCTGGAGATATAGAGGCCAGAGTCCTGCATTCTCAAAAGTCGGCAATACCATTTTCTATGCCATCGCAGATGTTGAGGCATTTATTCGGGAGCGCACAAAGAATCACAGCCATCTCAAGGGGATTTTATGA